From a region of the Proteiniborus sp. DW1 genome:
- the tadA gene encoding tRNA adenosine(34) deaminase TadA translates to MDEYFMKVAIDEAYKAYSIDEVPVGAIIVNNQKIIARGYNMRETLKDPTAHAEIIAIKKASQYLGGWRLIDCTMYVTIEPCAMCAGAIVNSRIGRIVIGAKDPKMGACGSVVNIAQNPSFNHRADIVWGVMERECSQIMKDFFKKLRGK, encoded by the coding sequence ATGGATGAATATTTCATGAAAGTTGCAATAGATGAAGCCTATAAAGCCTATAGCATCGACGAAGTACCTGTCGGTGCTATTATTGTAAATAATCAAAAAATCATAGCAAGAGGATACAATATGAGAGAGACACTTAAGGATCCTACTGCCCATGCTGAAATAATAGCCATTAAGAAAGCTAGTCAGTATCTAGGAGGATGGAGACTAATTGACTGTACTATGTATGTGACTATAGAGCCTTGTGCCATGTGTGCGGGAGCTATTGTCAATTCAAGAATAGGAAGAATAGTTATTGGAGCTAAGGATCCTAAGATGGGTGCTTGTGGGTCTGTAGTTAATATAGCACAAAACCCAAGCTTTAACCATAGAGCTGATATTGTATGGGGTGTAATGGAAAGGGAATGTTCCCAAATAATGAAAGATTTTTTTAAAAAGTTAAGAGGCAAATAA
- a CDS encoding MFS transporter, with protein MVKANGSKEKTNYLVIAFLFIIMILSAMGDNLRGVFIPSFKSDFLVQDTHMGIMLVAGSIGYIIFAYLGGMICETLGHKRLISIGVALMVISLFTLYLSPNFVVLMIGMFLINAGWAFIGVSINTVIPIIAVSFQAIIMNLVHFCFGVGATITQRTAGLLLSKGVEWRTMYLCISILFFIVLLAFIPVKIPFIEKSKEDKKIDYKSIFKNKLVYFYMISLGFYVGAEIGTGNWFVNYMKETYAYSENQGTYYTTLFFGTFALGRLLGGFIAEKLGTVKTVLISSVLAFLFYFSGLVIGQNGLALVGVSGLFFSVVFPTLILSTNEVFKKNTTYIIGIFTTASSAISMVINFVIGWLNDLVGVPMAYYTIPVCLFFNMIFVYLIYKNSKTQKYNIESA; from the coding sequence GTGGTTAAAGCCAACGGGTCTAAGGAAAAAACTAATTATCTAGTTATTGCATTTTTGTTTATTATTATGATTCTATCAGCAATGGGTGATAATCTGAGAGGAGTGTTCATCCCCTCATTTAAGTCTGACTTCTTAGTTCAGGATACCCATATGGGGATAATGCTAGTTGCTGGCTCAATAGGATATATAATTTTTGCCTATTTAGGGGGAATGATATGTGAAACTCTGGGACATAAGAGGTTAATAAGCATAGGAGTAGCTCTTATGGTTATTTCTCTATTCACATTGTACCTTAGCCCTAACTTTGTGGTTTTAATGATTGGTATGTTTCTCATAAATGCTGGGTGGGCTTTTATAGGGGTATCTATAAATACAGTAATACCTATAATAGCTGTAAGCTTTCAAGCAATAATTATGAATTTAGTACACTTTTGTTTTGGAGTAGGCGCCACTATAACTCAAAGAACTGCAGGACTCCTTTTGTCTAAGGGAGTAGAATGGAGAACCATGTACTTATGTATTTCAATATTGTTTTTCATAGTTCTTCTTGCTTTTATTCCTGTAAAGATACCTTTTATAGAAAAGTCTAAGGAAGATAAAAAAATAGATTATAAATCTATATTCAAAAACAAGCTAGTTTATTTTTATATGATATCTTTAGGATTTTATGTGGGGGCTGAAATAGGCACTGGAAACTGGTTTGTTAATTATATGAAGGAGACCTATGCATATAGTGAAAATCAAGGAACTTATTATACTACACTATTCTTTGGCACTTTTGCATTGGGAAGACTTTTAGGAGGATTTATAGCCGAAAAGTTAGGTACAGTTAAGACTGTACTAATATCATCTGTATTGGCATTCTTATTTTATTTTTCAGGTTTAGTAATTGGGCAGAATGGATTAGCCTTAGTTGGAGTATCAGGGCTTTTCTTTTCAGTTGTTTTTCCTACTCTGATATTATCTACAAACGAAGTGTTTAAGAAAAATACTACTTATATTATCGGTATATTTACTACTGCTTCATCTGCCATAAGTATGGTCATAAACTTTGTTATCGGATGGTTGAACGACCTTGTAGGGGTGCCTATGGCATACTATACTATTCCCGTATGCTTGTTTTTTAATATGATTTTCGTATATCTAATATATAAGAATTCGAAGACACAAAAATACAATATTGAAAGTGCATAA
- the cls gene encoding cardiolipin synthase produces the protein MTVNWFVTALSVLFILNIFLAFALIFLERKDPASTWAWLMVLVLVPYLGFILYLTLGRNLSREKMFNTKTEEDVIIRKIMMEQVSYLQSNEIDFNDEEMINYQDMIRMQLISDDSIFTQDNEVEIFTDGKEKFEALLDSIENAKHHIHMLYYIIKNDSLSRKVIAALTKKAKEGVEVRLLYDALGGRTLRKSFFKELTKAGGKVASFFPSKIPLINLRINYRNHRKLAIIDGKCGFIGGFNIGNEYIGLSKKFGYWRDTHLRIKGSAVLMMQTRFFLDWRHTTKEKNTFNEKYYPVINSNGKTGIQIVSSGPDSEQEQIKIGYLKMINSARESIYIQTPYFVPDQSILEALKIASLSGVDVRIMIPNKPDHMFVYWATYSYIGELLDFGVKAYTYENGFIHAKTIVVDGKISSVGTANIDVRSFRLNFEVNAFIYDTKTSTRLKEIFENDLKDCNEITIEKYKKRSIIIIIKESISRLLSPVL, from the coding sequence TTGACTGTGAACTGGTTTGTAACTGCACTATCTGTACTTTTTATATTAAATATTTTCTTAGCTTTTGCACTGATCTTTCTCGAAAGAAAGGACCCTGCTTCAACATGGGCATGGCTCATGGTTTTAGTACTAGTTCCTTATTTAGGTTTCATACTATATCTCACTTTAGGGCGAAATCTTAGCAGAGAAAAAATGTTCAATACTAAAACTGAAGAAGACGTAATAATAAGAAAAATCATGATGGAACAAGTATCATACCTGCAAAGCAATGAAATAGATTTTAATGATGAAGAAATGATAAATTATCAGGATATGATAAGGATGCAACTAATTAGTGATGATTCTATATTTACTCAGGATAATGAAGTTGAAATATTTACAGATGGTAAGGAAAAGTTTGAAGCCCTATTAGATTCTATCGAAAATGCAAAGCATCACATTCATATGCTTTATTATATAATCAAAAATGATAGTCTAAGTAGAAAGGTTATAGCTGCTCTTACAAAAAAGGCTAAAGAGGGTGTTGAAGTTAGACTTCTTTATGATGCCCTAGGTGGTAGAACTCTAAGAAAGAGCTTTTTTAAGGAATTAACTAAGGCTGGTGGAAAAGTAGCATCCTTTTTTCCATCAAAAATACCTCTTATTAACCTAAGAATTAACTATAGAAACCATAGAAAGCTAGCCATAATAGATGGGAAATGTGGCTTTATCGGAGGCTTTAATATTGGAAACGAATATATTGGACTAAGTAAAAAGTTTGGATACTGGAGAGATACTCACTTGAGAATCAAGGGTAGTGCGGTTCTCATGATGCAAACTAGGTTTTTCCTGGACTGGCGGCATACTACAAAAGAAAAAAATACATTTAATGAAAAATACTATCCAGTAATAAACTCAAATGGAAAAACTGGGATACAAATAGTGTCAAGCGGTCCAGATTCAGAGCAGGAGCAAATTAAAATAGGCTACCTTAAGATGATAAACTCCGCAAGGGAAAGCATATATATTCAAACTCCATATTTCGTTCCAGATCAAAGTATACTTGAAGCCCTTAAAATAGCTTCTCTTTCTGGAGTAGATGTGAGGATAATGATACCTAATAAGCCAGACCATATGTTTGTTTATTGGGCTACATATTCCTACATAGGCGAATTATTAGATTTTGGTGTAAAGGCATACACATATGAAAATGGATTTATTCATGCAAAGACAATAGTAGTAGATGGGAAAATATCTTCAGTAGGAACTGCAAATATAGATGTAAGAAGCTTTAGGCTAAACTTTGAAGTAAATGCTTTTATTTATGATACTAAAACATCTACAAGGCTTAAAGAAATTTTTGAAAATGACTTAAAAGATTGTAATGAAATCACTATAGAAAAATATAAGAAGCGATCAATAATAATTATTATTAAAGAATCTATTTCTAGACTACTGTCTCCTGTTCTATAG